ATTCCTCCCTCCCGCCCCACCATTTATCTGTTCCCTGCAGGTCGAGTGACCAAGACAAAGGACGGGCACGAGGTTCGGACCTGCAAAGTGGCAGACAAAACAGGCAGCATCAATATCTCTGTCTGGGACGACGTGGGTAACCTGATCCAGCCTGGAGACATTATTCGGCTCACCAAAGGGTAATTCCTGGTTACTTCTGGTTATCCACAGGCAGTAACAGCTaaggcaggggtgtgtgtgtgggggggggggagttaagAGTTAACAGCCCTTGTAACAACTTTTATGAGTATTCCAAATCTTACTTTTTTGTGCCCTCACAGGTATGCTTCAGTGTTCAAAGGTTGTCTGACACTATACACTGGACGTGGGGGTGATCTTCAGAAGATTGGAGAGTAAGTGTCTTAGGGATTGAGATGTAGAAGCACCAGGTCAGGGGGGTAAGTTTAAGCTTTGCATGGAGGCAGCATATGGTTATAGAGTCCATGTTTCATATCTGGACCTTTCTGAGGCCTCCAGCAGTGGCCCAGAGACTGGGTCCCAGACTTTAGCCAACTTCTCCCCTTGCAGATTCTGTATGGTATATTCTGAGGTTCCTAACTTCAGTGAGCCAAACCCAGAGTACAGCGCCCAGCAGGCACCCAACAAAGTGGTGAGTTCCATGGCcttgaggcagggaaggagggcatGTCAGTCTCAGGAGCATGGGGGGCGCGGGTGGAGGGCAAGGTCTGAGTATTTAATTTGTGCCTTCAGGTGCAGAACGATAGCAGCCCTCCGGCCCCCCAGCCTACCACCGGACCCCCTGCTGTTTCTCCAGGTACACCTCTTTCCTCCCAGACGCTGGTGCTTTTagctcctcttctctccccagcctGGAAAGATGAATTGCCTTCATCCCTTTtcccaatttcttttctctcagttcttttGCAAGTCCTTGTGGGGAAAAGATTGGGGGACCTGTTTCTGTCACTGCTAGAGCTCTGGGACTCTTGTGCGACTAATACTCAGGGACACCAGTGAGAACAGTATCTCAGCAAATATTGCACTCCTTCCTTGGAGcttgtttctttctgcttctttggCGGGTCCTTGCCCTTTTCCCCTTGCCCTTTCAGTTCATTCCACCGTTCTGACATGGATGCAGAGGACTTAACATGGAGTCCACACTGTACAGCTTTAGAGCACCAAGGAGTTTCCTTTTAGGGTCATCACTCTTCTTGAAACTAAAGACCTTTCTTGTACGCCTTGGACCTCAGTGTTAGGATTCTTTCATCTTCTATACTTCAAGccctgctttttcatttcttgctTTTGATTAGAATCACTCACCAACATCATCtccttcatcccttcacttttccttagGAACTGGATTTTTACTGCTCTTTTTCTCCATCTGGGTCCTTTCCCAGCTGACCCCAGCACTCCCTGGGATTTGGCTCTCTCTTACCTCTGATCGGTGCCTTAGGTTTCTGCGTATGACACGAGGCTTCGGGGTTGCTTCTGCCCTTCCTCAGTCTGTGCCTATATCCCCAGTTGCTATAGTTCTCAGAATTGTTTTCGTCAGAACCACCAGGGTCAGGGGGTTCCTTGGACACATCGTGAAATAACATTTAATTCCACCACAAAAGTCAGcatccatgttttctttctttctttctttctttctttctttctttctttctttctttcttttttttaagattttctttctttatcagagggcagagggagagagcacaagccggcagcagggggggtgggggaagggcgaggtagggggcagcaggcagggggaaaagcaggcttcctgccatcaagtccaatgtgggactcaatcccaggaccctgggaattacaacctgagctgaaggcagacacttaaccaactgagccacccaggcgtcccagcatcCATGTTTTCAATGGGAAATGTGACTGTTATTTATTTCCAGGTCTCCCTAACTCTGTAATttgtaaaaagtattttaaataagatacaTGTTAGCCTCTTGGCCCCTCATATATACCTGCCAGATGTTTATTCACTTGGTGATCTGACAGGTAAAAAAGgcttaacaaaaaaacaaaaaaatgtggatGGCATAAAAACTTAACAGAAAAGCTTTCTATATTCTCTTCTAACATTTTTTGTGTATTGAGCAAAAGGcgttatatttttctgtttcggCTGTCTTGGTGTGGAGCAGCAAGGATGTGGTTGGAGAACTGCTAACCTATGACTTTTGTCCCACTTAGGGGTCATCGTGCCCTCTACATATGAGAGGCAGGCCTGTGTCTTCACTTAACAAGCATGTCTAGAGGAGAAAGCCAGGAATAAAACACAGCGCCTGCCTTTAGGAGCCTGTAGTTTATAAAGGAGATATTGGAACATAGAGTCACACTGTGGCTGTGGCAAGGTTAGTAAGATGCCCCTTTGCAGGCGCTCAGGGAAATCATCTCACACACCTGGCTCCCATCAGACATGTAAGCTACCCACAAAAATGTTACTTATTATTTAGGGGGGAGTGAATAATAATTGTTTTGCTCACCCTTAGCTATATTTTGTGATacccaccactttttttttttttttttaagatccttctTATATTTTAACACAGAAACTTCGGGCCCTTCCCCTACCCATGCGTCTCTGGTTTTACAAAGACTTTTGATAAAGGGGCATTCTTGTCAGAGGTCCTTGAATCTAGAACTAAACAGCGAATTCTGGGTCTGACCTCCCTGATACATAGacgaataaaagagaaaaatatcacaCTGGGGCTCACATAGCAACTTCTCTGGGGCTCCATTCATACAACCTCCACTTGCTTGGTCCTATCGGGCAGGAGTGCACAGCTGTGCTTGATGAAGACTGGGTTCCTCTCTGGGACCTGCAGCAGGGCCTCGGGGACGCACCGCTCTCCTTAGTTCTCTAATTACtgtatttcttccccttctcccactgctAGCCTCCGAGAACCAGAACGGGAATGGACTGAGTGCCCCACCAGGTCCTGGTGGTGGCCCGCACCCCCCTCACACA
This genomic interval from Mustela erminea isolate mMusErm1 chromosome 6, mMusErm1.Pri, whole genome shotgun sequence contains the following:
- the NABP2 gene encoding SOSS complex subunit B1, whose translation is MTTETFVKDIKPGLKNLNLIFIVLETGRVTKTKDGHEVRTCKVADKTGSINISVWDDVGNLIQPGDIIRLTKGYASVFKGCLTLYTGRGGDLQKIGEFCMVYSEVPNFSEPNPEYSAQQAPNKVVQNDSSPPAPQPTTGPPAVSPASENQNGNGLSAPPGPGGGPHPPHTPSHPPSTRITRSQPNHTPAGPPGPSSSPVSNGKETRRSSKR